A window from Thermodesulfobacteriota bacterium encodes these proteins:
- the trpC gene encoding indole-3-glycerol phosphate synthase TrpC, producing MILDRILENKRSEVKKSKETRTLASIERELNGALPARDFYKALVDGARIRIIAEVKKASPSKGVLRGDFDPVKIALGYEKGGAAALSVLTDEKFFMGSLSYLRAIGEAVDIPLLRKDFIIDPYQVYEARLYGADAVLLIVSALAQDELKELLGLAHSLGMNAVVEVHDERELDMALDAGSRIIGINNRDLRTFEVDLGVSARLSRNIPEGVIAIAESGISSRDDIKKLMAQGVRVFLIGETFMKAADPGLELKNLLSSLQSS from the coding sequence ATGATTCTCGACAGAATTCTTGAAAACAAGAGGTCGGAAGTAAAAAAGTCGAAGGAGACGCGCACGCTCGCATCGATCGAGCGCGAGCTTAACGGCGCGCTTCCGGCCCGTGATTTTTATAAGGCCCTCGTCGACGGTGCCCGCATCAGGATAATCGCCGAGGTAAAAAAGGCATCGCCTTCCAAGGGGGTATTGAGGGGAGACTTCGATCCCGTGAAGATCGCGCTCGGCTACGAGAAAGGAGGCGCTGCGGCTTTGTCGGTCCTCACGGACGAGAAATTCTTTATGGGGAGCCTCTCGTATCTTCGGGCGATCGGAGAGGCAGTCGATATCCCTCTCCTGAGGAAGGACTTCATCATCGACCCCTATCAGGTCTACGAGGCGAGGCTTTACGGGGCGGACGCCGTCCTCCTCATCGTCTCGGCCCTTGCACAGGACGAGCTTAAGGAGCTGCTCGGCCTCGCTCACTCTCTCGGCATGAACGCTGTCGTGGAGGTTCACGACGAGAGGGAGTTGGATATGGCGCTTGACGCCGGGAGCAGGATAATCGGAATAAACAACCGGGATTTGAGGACGTTCGAGGTCGACCTCGGAGTTTCCGCCAGGCTCTCGCGGAATATACCTGAAGGAGTGATTGCTATCGCCGAAAGCGGGATAAGCTCGCGCGATGATATAAAGAAGCTCATGGCGCAAGGCGTCCGTGTTTTCCTCATAGGCGAGACGTTCATGAAGGCTGCCGACCCCGGCCTTGAATTAAAGAACCTCCTCTCGTCCCTTCAATCTTCCTAA
- a CDS encoding multidrug efflux RND transporter permease subunit yields the protein MVDFFIQRPVLATVVAILITLVGAISIPILPVAQFPDIAPPTVNVSATYTGASAEVVETTVTDPIEEQINGVEGMTYMESYSSNDGTMNINVTFEVGYDLDIANVDVTNQVQLATPLVPEEVGKYGISVEKQSPSLILAVHLISPDGSRDELFLSNYIGIQIYQTLQRIPGVGNLTIWGEREYSMRVWLNPDKIASLGLTVADVIDAISEQNLQVAAGAIGEPPVPDGQQFQYTITALGRLETVEQFGDIIVRAETDGTVVRIKDVARVELGAQSYDQDSLLDGKPAIGIGIYQLPGANALDVDKQVRTTMEELKKNFPSGVDYRIVYDTTEFVKASIEEVVKTLFEAFVLVFIVVFVFLQNFRATLIPAITIPVSLIGTFALINAFGFSINTLSLFGLVLAIGLVVDDAIVVVENVSRLLEEKDLSPREATSAAMKEVTGPIVATSLVLMAVFVPVSFMPGISGQMYRQFALTIAFSVGISAINALTLSPALCALFLRKETGGKWWFYRKFNEGFDRFRNGYQGRVKDLTARWKLVVLVFAVLMGLTAYMFKIVPTGFVPEEDQGYFIVNIQGPEGSSLERTNATMKQVYDILINTPGIAHVVSISGLNFLTSSSDSNSGAMFPVLAPWNERKSKETKIDYILASVRKKFAGIQGAEVVAFNAPAIQGLSSTGGFQFELEDRTDLGLDTLQKVMGEIIEAGQKRPELVGLFAYFSVDTPGLYIELDRTKTKTQGVSISAVFQVLQSYLGSLYVNDFNLFGQVYKVFIQADQQYRNTIDDISRLYVRTNRGDLVPLDTLIDVTKIVGPETITHYNLYRSAEIDGDNAPGYSSGQAMQAMEELADEFMPEGMGFEWSGISYQEIKAGNLAPLIFGLSLVFVFLFLAALYESWAMPFMVMLAVPLALLGAMTAQWLRGLSDDIYCQIGLVMLIGLASKNAILIVEFAKQRREEGMPIQEAAMTAALIRLRPILMTAFAFILGVFPLVVASGAGANSRHSLGTAVFGGMIVSTLLSLIIVPVFYVIIESLRERGSSKPA from the coding sequence TTGGTTGATTTTTTTATACAGCGTCCAGTTCTGGCCACAGTAGTCGCAATATTGATAACACTCGTCGGCGCTATTTCCATACCCATACTGCCGGTTGCTCAGTTCCCCGACATCGCCCCCCCGACCGTCAACGTTTCGGCGACTTACACGGGCGCGAGCGCCGAGGTCGTTGAGACGACAGTCACCGACCCTATAGAAGAGCAGATAAACGGCGTCGAGGGTATGACGTATATGGAGTCCTACAGCTCGAACGACGGCACGATGAATATCAACGTCACATTCGAGGTCGGCTATGACCTCGACATCGCAAATGTAGACGTGACGAACCAGGTCCAGCTTGCGACACCCCTAGTCCCCGAGGAGGTGGGCAAGTACGGCATATCGGTAGAGAAGCAGTCGCCGAGCCTTATCCTCGCCGTACACCTCATATCCCCCGACGGGAGCCGCGACGAGCTCTTCCTCAGCAACTATATCGGCATCCAGATATACCAGACGCTCCAGCGTATCCCCGGTGTCGGCAACCTTACGATATGGGGCGAGAGGGAATATTCCATGCGGGTGTGGCTTAACCCGGACAAGATCGCGAGCCTCGGGCTTACGGTCGCGGACGTCATCGACGCCATATCCGAGCAGAACCTCCAGGTCGCCGCGGGCGCGATTGGCGAGCCGCCTGTGCCGGATGGACAGCAGTTCCAGTACACGATCACCGCGCTCGGCAGGCTCGAGACCGTAGAGCAGTTCGGTGACATAATCGTACGCGCCGAGACGGACGGCACCGTGGTCCGTATAAAAGACGTGGCCCGGGTGGAACTTGGAGCCCAGAGCTACGACCAGGACAGCCTCCTCGACGGTAAGCCCGCAATCGGGATCGGCATTTATCAGCTCCCGGGCGCAAACGCCCTCGATGTCGATAAGCAGGTCAGGACCACAATGGAGGAGCTCAAGAAGAACTTTCCATCAGGCGTGGACTACAGGATCGTCTACGATACTACGGAATTCGTAAAGGCGTCCATCGAGGAGGTGGTAAAGACACTCTTCGAGGCGTTCGTGCTTGTATTCATCGTTGTGTTCGTGTTCCTCCAGAATTTCAGGGCTACGCTCATTCCCGCAATCACAATACCCGTATCGTTGATAGGAACGTTCGCACTTATAAACGCGTTCGGCTTTTCCATAAACACGCTCAGCCTCTTCGGCCTCGTACTCGCTATCGGCCTCGTCGTCGACGACGCGATAGTGGTCGTGGAAAATGTCTCGCGTCTCCTCGAGGAAAAGGACCTTTCCCCCAGGGAAGCGACGAGCGCTGCAATGAAAGAGGTGACGGGGCCTATCGTCGCTACCTCTCTTGTCCTCATGGCGGTATTCGTCCCGGTATCCTTCATGCCCGGCATTTCCGGCCAGATGTACAGGCAGTTCGCACTGACTATCGCGTTCTCGGTAGGCATCTCCGCAATAAACGCCCTCACTCTGAGTCCCGCTCTATGCGCGCTATTCCTCCGGAAGGAGACGGGCGGGAAGTGGTGGTTCTACAGGAAATTCAACGAAGGGTTCGACAGGTTCAGGAACGGCTACCAGGGCCGGGTGAAGGATCTGACCGCGCGGTGGAAGCTCGTCGTGCTTGTCTTCGCGGTGCTGATGGGTTTAACGGCTTACATGTTCAAGATAGTCCCTACCGGATTTGTCCCCGAGGAAGACCAGGGGTACTTCATCGTGAATATACAGGGGCCCGAGGGCTCTTCTCTCGAGCGCACGAACGCGACCATGAAGCAGGTATACGACATACTGATAAATACGCCGGGGATCGCGCACGTTGTATCCATATCGGGTCTTAACTTCCTTACGTCGAGCTCGGACTCTAACTCGGGCGCCATGTTCCCCGTGCTCGCGCCGTGGAACGAGAGGAAGTCCAAGGAAACCAAGATCGATTATATTCTTGCCTCCGTGCGGAAGAAGTTCGCGGGGATACAGGGGGCCGAAGTGGTCGCGTTCAACGCCCCCGCCATACAGGGCCTGAGCTCGACCGGCGGCTTTCAGTTCGAGCTCGAGGACAGGACCGACCTCGGTCTCGATACCCTTCAGAAGGTTATGGGAGAAATCATAGAGGCGGGTCAGAAGCGGCCCGAGCTCGTAGGCCTATTCGCATATTTCTCGGTCGATACCCCCGGTCTTTATATCGAGCTCGACAGGACGAAGACGAAGACGCAGGGCGTTTCGATCTCGGCGGTATTCCAGGTGCTCCAGAGTTACCTCGGCTCACTTTACGTAAACGACTTCAACCTCTTCGGCCAGGTCTACAAGGTCTTCATACAGGCGGACCAGCAGTACCGGAACACGATAGACGACATATCGCGCCTGTATGTGCGCACCAACAGAGGGGACCTCGTGCCGCTCGATACGCTCATAGACGTGACGAAGATAGTCGGTCCCGAGACGATCACCCATTACAACCTTTACCGCTCGGCCGAGATCGACGGCGACAACGCCCCCGGTTACAGCTCGGGTCAGGCCATGCAGGCTATGGAGGAGCTCGCGGACGAGTTTATGCCGGAAGGCATGGGGTTCGAATGGTCGGGCATCTCGTATCAGGAAATAAAGGCGGGGAACCTCGCACCCCTCATATTCGGCCTATCGCTCGTATTCGTTTTCCTCTTCCTGGCAGCGCTCTACGAGAGCTGGGCGATGCCGTTCATGGTCATGCTCGCGGTTCCCCTCGCTCTCCTGGGCGCGATGACAGCCCAGTGGCTCCGCGGCCTCTCGGACGACATCTACTGCCAGATCGGGCTCGTCATGCTCATAGGTCTCGCGAGCAAGAACGCGATCCTTATAGTCGAGTTCGCGAAGCAGCGGAGGGAGGAGGGGATGCCGATCCAGGAGGCCGCGATGACGGCCGCCCTCATCAGGCTGAGACCGATCCTGATGACCGCGTTCGCGTTCATACTCGGCGTATTCCCCCTCGTAGTCGCATCAGGGGCGGGCGCCAACAGCCGTCATTCGTTAGGGACGGCCGTATTCGGCGGCATGATAGTCTCAACTCTCCTGAGCCTCATCATCGTGCCCGTATTCTACGTGATAATCGAGTCTCTCAGAGAGCGCGGATCGAGCAAACCGGCTTAG
- a CDS encoding LysM peptidoglycan-binding domain-containing protein: MSGPAISGIRLEDTEIDSEIKIVDEDTGDETTEDVRSSFFILNPQVQGWKTYYYIENIFEQFPDVAPETEKEIPVVLNDKVIHYMVYFQNQGRRSFSIWLERSGKFIPLMKEILSQRGMPTDLVYLAMIESGFNVKAESRSAAVGPWQFIKPTALRYGLRVDSWVDERMDPRKSTNAAADYLSDLYAMFQSWELAAAGYNCGEDRVQAAIDKYQINDFWQISEFTLPTETKNYVPKLMAALIIAKSPDKYGFVGIDYHEAEFYETVMVPPQKSLNDIARVIGVSHYTLVELNPAILLNATPPGGPYQINVPQGYSTIASQKSKELYALKDVNPVIAQRSVGGTHKVRRGETLGRIAARYGVSVSSIKRANGMRSSTIRTGQVLTIPGLSGPSSSYASNDGGGTTVEYRVRRGDTLGAIAARHRVSIASIKNANNLRSSMIRSGQVLTIPGATGRYYDTDVVTTSSTRIAKHMVNPGETLGGIAAKYNVSISTIKRANGIKGSTIMSGQVLDIPYITDGSTYIASSEGRYDDSSVTSTAAASRTSTTRSSTRYTVKSGDTLGKIAAKHGVSTASIQSANNMRGTVVKRGEVLTIPGTSSTASTGTEVSERERYNGAGSKYTVARGDTLGSISRKFGVSVASIQSANNLNGSVIKYGQVLTIPGTSSASYSSASVETASVATSKYRVQPGDTLGGIAEKHGVALSSLKSANNLNGSVIRSGQVLVIPNGSYASSKSFSSSSDVISYRVKKGDTLWEIASRHNVSVASIQKWNNLRSAELTPGVSLTIYK; the protein is encoded by the coding sequence ATGTCAGGTCCGGCGATTTCCGGAATCAGACTCGAGGACACGGAAATCGATTCCGAAATCAAAATAGTCGACGAGGATACCGGAGACGAGACCACAGAAGACGTGAGGTCGAGCTTTTTCATCCTCAATCCTCAGGTGCAGGGCTGGAAGACCTATTATTACATCGAGAACATATTCGAACAGTTCCCGGACGTCGCCCCCGAAACCGAAAAAGAGATACCGGTGGTGCTCAACGACAAGGTAATCCACTACATGGTTTATTTTCAGAACCAGGGGCGGAGGTCTTTCAGCATATGGCTCGAACGATCGGGTAAGTTCATCCCGCTGATGAAGGAGATCCTCTCGCAGAGAGGGATGCCTACTGACCTCGTATATCTCGCAATGATAGAAAGCGGGTTCAACGTCAAGGCCGAATCCAGGAGCGCAGCCGTAGGGCCGTGGCAGTTCATAAAGCCCACCGCACTCCGATACGGTCTCAGGGTCGACTCCTGGGTGGACGAGAGGATGGACCCGCGAAAGTCAACCAACGCCGCAGCGGATTACCTTAGCGACCTCTACGCAATGTTCCAGTCCTGGGAGCTCGCCGCAGCCGGCTATAACTGCGGGGAGGACCGTGTCCAGGCGGCCATAGACAAATATCAGATCAACGACTTCTGGCAGATCTCCGAGTTCACTCTGCCGACCGAGACCAAGAACTACGTCCCCAAGCTCATGGCCGCTCTCATCATAGCCAAGAGCCCGGATAAGTACGGGTTCGTCGGAATCGACTATCACGAAGCCGAATTCTACGAGACGGTGATGGTTCCTCCTCAAAAGAGCCTCAACGACATAGCGAGAGTAATAGGTGTGAGCCATTACACGCTCGTCGAGCTCAATCCCGCGATCCTCCTCAACGCGACACCTCCCGGAGGTCCTTACCAGATAAACGTCCCCCAGGGGTATTCGACCATCGCGTCCCAGAAGAGTAAAGAGCTCTATGCCCTCAAAGACGTAAACCCGGTAATTGCCCAGAGGAGCGTAGGAGGCACGCATAAGGTCAGGCGCGGGGAGACCCTCGGCAGGATAGCCGCACGCTACGGCGTCAGCGTGTCGAGCATAAAAAGAGCAAACGGCATGAGAAGCTCGACCATCAGAACGGGTCAGGTGCTGACTATACCCGGACTCTCAGGGCCGTCGAGCTCATACGCGTCGAATGACGGAGGCGGTACTACCGTCGAGTACAGGGTGAGGCGCGGAGACACACTGGGCGCTATAGCAGCCAGGCACAGGGTGAGCATCGCTTCTATAAAGAACGCCAACAACCTGAGGAGCTCCATGATAAGGTCGGGACAGGTGCTCACGATCCCTGGAGCCACGGGCCGTTATTACGATACCGATGTCGTGACGACCAGCTCCACCAGGATAGCCAAACATATGGTGAATCCGGGCGAGACGCTGGGCGGGATTGCGGCGAAATATAACGTCAGCATATCGACAATAAAGCGTGCAAACGGCATCAAGGGATCGACGATAATGTCGGGACAGGTATTGGACATACCCTACATAACCGACGGAAGCACATATATAGCGAGCTCGGAAGGTAGATACGACGATTCTTCCGTAACCTCGACTGCGGCGGCTTCACGGACTTCAACTACCCGCTCCTCGACGCGCTATACGGTAAAATCGGGAGACACGCTCGGGAAGATAGCCGCGAAGCACGGCGTATCAACCGCATCCATACAGAGCGCTAATAATATGAGGGGTACAGTGGTAAAACGGGGAGAGGTATTGACCATACCCGGGACCTCCTCGACGGCCTCTACCGGCACCGAGGTCTCTGAGAGAGAGCGCTATAACGGCGCCGGAAGCAAATACACAGTCGCACGAGGGGATACCTTAGGCAGCATCTCGCGGAAGTTCGGCGTATCGGTCGCGTCCATACAGAGCGCCAATAACCTGAACGGCTCCGTTATCAAGTACGGGCAGGTTCTGACTATTCCCGGAACGTCGAGCGCATCGTATTCGAGTGCGAGTGTAGAGACAGCGAGCGTTGCTACAAGCAAATACAGAGTGCAGCCGGGCGACACGCTAGGCGGCATAGCGGAAAAGCACGGCGTCGCACTGTCGTCGTTAAAGAGCGCCAACAACCTGAACGGCTCCGTAATAAGATCGGGGCAGGTGCTCGTAATACCGAACGGAAGTTACGCCTCGTCGAAATCATTCTCGAGCAGCAGCGATGTTATCAGCTACAGGGTCAAGAAAGGCGATACGCTCTGGGAGATCGCTAGCAGGCACAACGTGTCCGTAGCGAGCATCCAGAAGTGGAACAACCTGAGATCAGCGGAGCTGACTCCGGGAGTGAGCCTCACTATCTACAAATAA
- a CDS encoding N-glycosylase (Responsible for removing an oxidatively damaged form of guanine (7,8-dihydro-8-oxoguanine = 7-oxoG) from DNA. Also nicks DNA at apurinic/apyrimidinic sites), with translation MNKELCDKLRVSYKAKRGIIRERLEEFRDVYRYGDDRRIFEELAFCICTAGASARMGLRSIDALRDILLEGSLRKLSSRLKGIHRFPKYRPDYIIHTREYLRREHGFRLRDLIESFGDPLERRDYFARDKDIKGIGYKESSHFLRNIGYKGYAILDRHILNTLCELGVIGSPKPPGTRDRYIAIENSFKQFAEDIGIPFDELDLLLWSEKTGEVLK, from the coding sequence ATGAATAAAGAACTTTGCGATAAGCTAAGGGTCTCCTATAAAGCGAAGAGGGGGATTATCAGGGAGAGGCTCGAAGAATTCCGGGACGTTTACAGGTATGGCGATGACAGGAGGATATTCGAAGAGCTCGCGTTCTGCATATGCACGGCCGGGGCGAGCGCCAGGATGGGGTTAAGGTCCATCGATGCTTTGAGGGATATACTCCTCGAAGGGAGCCTCAGAAAACTGAGCAGCAGACTAAAAGGAATCCACAGGTTCCCCAAATATAGACCGGATTACATAATCCACACCAGGGAGTATCTAAGACGCGAGCACGGGTTCAGGCTGAGGGACCTGATCGAATCGTTCGGAGACCCTCTCGAAAGGAGAGACTACTTCGCCCGGGACAAGGACATCAAGGGTATAGGGTACAAGGAGTCGAGCCATTTCCTGAGGAACATCGGCTATAAGGGTTACGCAATTCTCGACAGGCATATACTGAATACGCTGTGCGAGCTCGGTGTGATCGGGAGCCCGAAGCCGCCCGGCACGAGGGACAGGTATATCGCTATAGAAAACAGCTTCAAGCAATTTGCGGAAGATATAGGCATACCGTTCGACGAGCTCGACCTGCTCCTATGGAGCGAGAAGACGGGGGAGGTGCTGAAGTAG
- a CDS encoding TolC family protein has product MPSSKSVILYAIIILSALVLSCSHGLPELNPYKEASSAPGVEWKPSEKELRESFQLEELPAIPEDLKSDSGNLDLSQLVDVALINNPTTQVAWEDARAAAAAWAESRGLYYPHIGGTAKYAYAKGGGSSVGTDPYQEQYGNVGLTLNYLLFDFGGREAEIDAARLALINANWNQNQAIQNVLQAVAVSFYNYIGSKALVIADEASLEDARTSLDAAKLRLEAGVGTLPDVLQAQAQMAQVELDLVDAKGNVEINRGLLATSVGWPANTVFDVDGDLSELPVAAISDNVDNLIALAMKNRPDLAAVQATVRRREALLWEAKSQFFPEISATAQLLRWWVRPEGEDNEFFTNYLVGLQLQMPIFQGFQILNSVRRAKAQLESARAALELQEQIVINEVWNSYYTFTTAVQSLQAADSLVASAEESYNASLARFKAGVGDIVELLNAQATLAQARAEQVQSKTDIFTSYADLINAIGTDLPTPGMPEELSPAEEGGNNQDDESK; this is encoded by the coding sequence TTGCCAAGCTCGAAATCTGTGATTCTGTATGCCATCATCATTTTATCCGCACTGGTTCTCTCCTGCTCTCACGGCCTTCCCGAATTAAACCCCTACAAGGAAGCGTCCTCCGCCCCCGGGGTGGAATGGAAGCCATCCGAAAAGGAGTTACGTGAATCGTTTCAGCTCGAAGAATTGCCGGCAATACCTGAGGACCTGAAATCCGATTCCGGGAACCTCGACCTCTCACAGCTCGTGGACGTCGCGCTTATAAACAACCCTACCACGCAGGTGGCATGGGAGGACGCGAGGGCAGCCGCAGCCGCCTGGGCTGAATCGAGGGGTCTCTACTACCCGCATATTGGAGGTACTGCTAAATACGCTTATGCCAAAGGAGGCGGATCGTCGGTTGGGACCGATCCCTATCAGGAGCAGTACGGCAATGTCGGTCTTACCCTCAATTATCTTCTTTTTGATTTCGGGGGACGCGAAGCAGAGATCGACGCCGCCCGCCTTGCGCTTATTAACGCGAACTGGAACCAGAACCAGGCGATCCAGAACGTGCTTCAGGCCGTAGCAGTGTCTTTTTACAACTACATAGGCAGCAAGGCGCTTGTAATAGCGGACGAAGCGAGTCTTGAGGACGCCAGGACGAGCCTCGACGCCGCCAAGCTAAGGCTCGAGGCTGGCGTTGGCACTCTTCCCGACGTGCTCCAGGCCCAGGCGCAAATGGCCCAGGTCGAGCTCGATCTCGTCGACGCGAAGGGGAACGTGGAGATAAATCGCGGTTTGCTCGCGACCTCTGTGGGCTGGCCTGCGAACACCGTATTCGACGTGGACGGCGATCTGAGCGAGCTGCCCGTCGCTGCGATAAGCGATAATGTCGACAACCTCATAGCGCTCGCGATGAAGAACAGGCCGGACCTGGCAGCGGTCCAGGCGACGGTCAGACGCAGGGAAGCGTTGTTATGGGAAGCCAAATCCCAGTTTTTCCCCGAAATCTCCGCCACTGCCCAGCTCCTCAGATGGTGGGTGAGGCCGGAAGGGGAAGACAACGAGTTCTTCACGAACTATCTGGTGGGGCTTCAGCTTCAGATGCCGATATTCCAGGGATTTCAGATTTTGAACTCCGTACGCAGAGCTAAAGCACAGCTCGAATCCGCGCGCGCCGCGCTCGAGCTCCAGGAGCAGATCGTCATAAACGAGGTCTGGAATTCTTATTACACTTTTACCACGGCCGTCCAGTCGCTCCAGGCGGCCGACAGTCTCGTCGCGAGCGCCGAGGAGTCCTATAACGCTTCGCTTGCCCGTTTTAAGGCGGGCGTAGGCGATATCGTGGAGCTTCTCAATGCTCAGGCCACGCTAGCTCAGGCGAGGGCGGAGCAGGTACAGTCAAAAACGGACATATTCACGTCTTACGCCGATCTAATAAATGCGATCGGCACGGATCTTCCGACCCCGGGCATGCCCGAGGAGCTGAGCCCGGCTGAAGAAGGAGGTAATAATCAGGATGATGAATCGAAATAG
- a CDS encoding efflux RND transporter periplasmic adaptor subunit has product MMNRNRSIPARPDLLKAASLLTLLVFILTGCGKDEKKAPPAMPVIVAEVKSETVPLYLEYVGTTQSIQTVDINARVEGFLVKRAFKDGADLEEGDLLFVIDTRPFEASLQQAQAQLAEDRAALAYAEEQVRRYKPIVEKEYITQDTYDGYVTKAAEARAAVEADMANVTQAKLNLSYCTMYAPFDGRIGRRYVDVGNLVGAAGAPTKLATMVQLDPMYVYFSVAERDIPQIFEEHSKNDLTVSIVLPDESKHPEDGTIDFINNEVDVNTGTMEMRAVVPNSSKTMLPGQFVKVQLLLKEQPGALLVPQQAIGEFQGQQYVYVVGPDNKVEYRNVTTGSEYKELVVVEAGVKAGEKVITEGLQKVKPGMTVVPETASRKSQESSPHPSPPGEKDK; this is encoded by the coding sequence ATGATGAATCGAAATAGATCGATACCGGCCCGCCCGGATTTATTAAAAGCAGCGTCGCTTCTCACGCTCCTGGTTTTCATCCTTACGGGGTGCGGCAAGGATGAGAAGAAAGCCCCTCCCGCTATGCCGGTTATAGTGGCTGAAGTGAAGTCCGAGACTGTTCCCCTTTATCTCGAGTACGTCGGGACCACCCAATCCATTCAGACTGTCGACATCAATGCGAGGGTCGAAGGGTTTCTCGTCAAGAGGGCGTTCAAGGACGGCGCCGATCTTGAGGAAGGGGACCTGCTGTTTGTTATAGACACCAGGCCGTTCGAGGCCTCTCTCCAGCAGGCCCAGGCCCAGCTTGCCGAGGACAGGGCCGCCCTCGCATATGCCGAAGAACAGGTGAGGCGCTATAAGCCCATAGTGGAAAAGGAATACATCACGCAGGATACATACGACGGCTATGTAACGAAAGCCGCCGAGGCGAGGGCCGCGGTGGAGGCCGACATGGCCAACGTTACGCAGGCGAAGCTCAACCTGAGCTACTGTACTATGTATGCGCCTTTCGACGGGCGCATCGGGAGGAGGTACGTGGACGTCGGCAACCTGGTCGGCGCAGCGGGCGCTCCCACGAAGCTCGCCACCATGGTCCAGCTTGACCCGATGTACGTATATTTCAGCGTCGCCGAGCGCGACATACCCCAGATATTCGAGGAGCACAGCAAGAACGACCTGACTGTAAGCATCGTGCTGCCCGACGAAAGCAAGCATCCGGAGGACGGCACGATCGATTTCATCAACAACGAGGTCGACGTCAATACGGGGACTATGGAGATGAGGGCTGTAGTTCCTAACAGCTCCAAGACCATGCTCCCGGGGCAGTTCGTAAAGGTCCAGCTTCTCCTCAAGGAACAGCCTGGCGCGCTTCTTGTTCCGCAGCAGGCGATAGGCGAGTTCCAGGGACAGCAATACGTGTACGTCGTCGGCCCCGACAACAAGGTCGAATACAGGAACGTTACGACCGGCTCCGAGTACAAGGAGCTCGTCGTTGTCGAGGCCGGGGTCAAAGCGGGAGAAAAGGTCATAACGGAAGGCCTTCAGAAGGTCAAGCCCGGCATGACCGTCGTGCCCGAGACCGCTTCCCGGAAATCTCAGGAATCCTCTCCCCACCCTTCGCCACCTGGGGAAAAGGACAAATAA